CAGATAACCGGCAAGTGCGATGCCTGCAATCGACCATTGCATCATCGTCGAGGATTGCATGAATTGATGGACGGCGAGTACTTCGAGTAACATAGCTGGAATTTTTCCGAGCGTACTTGCAGTTAGGAAAAGCAAGATAGAAACACCACTCGCCGCACTAACGATATTGACGATGCCAGACGGCACGAACGGTAACAGCCGTAACAAGAGAATCGTTAGAAACGCTTCGCGTCCTTTTTGCGCTTGTAGCTTTTGCTGCAGACGAGCGAATCGATCCGGAAGTGGGCGACGAAGGGCATACCGCAGTCCTTTCCGGTAGAGAAGGAAGGCACACCCTGCACCGAGGACTTCACCAACGAAGGAGAGCAACGTGCCCATCCATAGTCCGAAATAGACGAGATTCGCAGCGGTGACGAACGTACTCGGTAGAACACCCACTACACTGACGACGATGCCGACCAAGGCACTCACGAATGGTGCAAACGGACCGAAGAGTTCGAAGACTTGCACGACTTGCTGTTCCATCATTCAAATCCATCCTCTTCATCCGGAAGAAGCGGCAACTCGATGTGGACAGTCGTTCCTTCTCCAAGGACGGAGTCGAACCGGATCGTTCCATCATGCCGATCAATGATAT
This window of the Exiguobacterium acetylicum genome carries:
- a CDS encoding TVP38/TMEM64 family protein translates to MMEQQVVQVFELFGPFAPFVSALVGIVVSVVGVLPSTFVTAANLVYFGLWMGTLLSFVGEVLGAGCAFLLYRKGLRYALRRPLPDRFARLQQKLQAQKGREAFLTILLLRLLPFVPSGIVNIVSAASGVSILLFLTASTLGKIPAMLLEVLAVHQFMQSSTMMQWSIAGIALAGYLIYRVYQKRTSSI